TTGCTAATTGTGGCCTGATGCCCTGTTTGCTCGTTTCTTTCTTTAATTTTTTAGAACTTGATTGCTTTTTTTGCTTAGATATTTTTTTTGAAACACTATTCTTCTCAACATAAATAACATTAACTTCTTCCCCCTTTTTTTCTAAAAAATTATTTTTTAATCCTAATATTTTTGACCAAGCCATATTTCAAATATAATAAAATTTATTAATTGATTTTTAAATATTTAGCTGCCTTTTCAGGACTAAGAGAGTTAACAACTATGCCAGAGCCGAGCTCTATTCCTGCCCAAACTGATTCACGTGGTTGAATTTTTAAATAAAAATGCTGATCCTTGTTAGATATAACTTGATGAAGAAAAAAGTTATAAGAAACTTCAATATCATAAAGTTTTTCCAAAATATTCTTTAATACAAATGAAAAAGAATTTATTTCTTCTTTGCTCAATTTATTCAAATTATCAATATGCCTCCTTGGAAAAATCCATGATTCGTAATGATATCTAGAAGCATATGGAGCAATCGCAACAACGTGTTTATCAGAATAAATTTTTCTAGGACTATTCTCTTCTTTAATTATTATATCACAATAAGGACAACTATTATGTTCTTGCTTGTATTTTAATATTGCTATATATTCTTGTTTCAAATCTTCTGGCAAAAGACTTGATGCAAAAACTTGTGAATGAGCATGAACTAATGACGCACCTGCCTTGCCTCCTTTGTTTTTGAAAACAAGAATATAATCAATATTAGGAATCTTACTAAGAGTGCTTATTCTGTCTTTATATACTTCTAATAAGTTTTTGATTTGCTTTAACTCTAATTGAGCCAATTCTTTTTTATGGATTGGCGTTTCAATTATTATCTCGCTTTCTCCGTATGCTTTTGGGTTTGAAATTTCAACAATTGGATACTTGTTTTTTAAAACCATTATATCCCATTGTTTAGTGTTTTTGTTATCAAATATATACTTTTTTTTTATCAAATCTTTCTCGATTTTAGATGGACAGAATGGACAAGCTTTCTTTTTTAAAAAAATTGTTTTAGATGTGGTTGATCTTGGCCTAGAAGATCTTTGTGGAGTAATAATAACATGTTTATCTAAAAAATAATCTTTTCTAATCTCTGCTTTCATATAATTAAATTAAATAATTTAATAACCTGCTGATTTTATAGTAGCAATATTAACTCCTCCCTTAAAATTACGTGAATATGCATAAAACTGAGAAACTTGTTTGCCAAAAGAATTAAAAATTCTAACTTGCGGCTCTGAATAAGCATTTGGAGCAAGAATAATTTCATTTACAGAGTCTTCGTCAAAGTCAGCTGAAACTATATTACTTCCTTGATAAAAATCTTTATCATATCCTAAAAATTGTTGCTTTAGTAAAAGAAATTCTGTTCCAAACACTCTTATATATGGAGATGCGCCCGAATCAATGCTAACAATTATTTCATCCCTGTTGTCCCCTGATATATCTCCAGTAGTAATATTAATGCCTCCGTAAAAATTTTTGTTATAAGCAAAAAAATGATATTTTAAATTTCCATAACCATCAAAAACCCTAACATGAGGCCCTCCTCCTGGACCTGCTCCTGTTATTATCTCGTCCATTCCGTCATTATCAACATCACTTGAGTAAATACTAACTCCGCCTGAAAAATTTTTATTATAAGCTAAAAATTCATGCTTTAACTTTCCATAACCATCAAAAACTTTTATATTTGGTTCTCCTCCTTTTTCTGGAACAACTATTATTTCGTCCCTGCCATCTCCATTTATATCTCCAGCAGCAACATTAATGCCTCCTAAAAAATCTTTGTTATAAGCAAAAAATCCAGTAATAGGCGACCCGTATAAATCAAAAACCCTAACATGAGGACCTCCTCCCGGACCCGCTCCTGTTATTATCTCTTCTTTGTTGTCTCCATTTATATCCCCTGAAACAACATTAACTCCCCCTCGAAAATTTTTGTGATAAGCAAAAAATCCAGTAATAGGCAACCCGGCTGAATCAAAAACCCTAACATGAGGACCTCCTCCCGGACCCGCTCCTGTTACTATATAATAAGGACTCTCTATTCCGCCAAGTTGTTCATATGCATATTTTAATGTTTTGTAAGCATTAACTCTTCCGCTACCAAGTTGACCTAAAAATTTTGGATTAAAAGAATCTATCTCGTCTGCTTGACTAAGTACGAAGTCCTGAACCTGTTTATGACTAAATAAAGGATTTATTGAAAAAACTAAAGAAAATAAACCCGAAACAATTGGAGCAGCTATTGATGTCCCAGACCAATATCCCCCATAATATTCATCAAAATTTTCATGATTAGAACTATATACTAATGTTCCATATATGCTTGCTCCTGGAGCAGAGATATCAACACAATCTGATCCATAATCTGAAAAGCTTGTTTTCCTGTCTCCGTTATCTACTGCTGCTACTCCTATAATAAAATTTTCGCTATCACCTTTATCAAGGCAAATTGGATAATTTGGAGACTGATTTAAGTTAACAGCTGAACCAGCTGTTTCATTTCCAGCTGCTGCAACAATAATCACTCCCTTGTTCCATGCATTTTTAAGTGACTGTTTTAAAAAATAACTTTTATTTGTGCCAACAAAACTTAAGTTAATAATATTGACTCCATTATCAACAGCATAATCTACTGCTTTAATTACATTATTAACACTACCTGTTCCTTCGCTACTTAAAACTCTAAGAGGCATAATTTTGCTATTCCATGATACCCCTGTTATTCCTTCAAAGTTGTCTCCTTTGGCAGCAATTATGCCTGCCACAAGTGTTCCATGATGAATTCCGCTTTCGTCATATGACTCATTAAATTTTGGAGACGGGTCTGGAATATTTTGAATAAAATCCCAACCATTAATATCATCAATAAACCCATTATTATCATTATCTATTTTGTCGTTTTTTGTCTCTCCTTGATTAATCCATATATTATCTTTTAAATCTGGATGATATATATCTACTCCTGTATCTAAAACAGCAAC
Above is a genomic segment from Patescibacteria group bacterium containing:
- a CDS encoding DUF4931 domain-containing protein encodes the protein MKAEIRKDYFLDKHVIITPQRSSRPRSTTSKTIFLKKKACPFCPSKIEKDLIKKKYIFDNKNTKQWDIMVLKNKYPIVEISNPKAYGESEIIIETPIHKKELAQLELKQIKNLLEVYKDRISTLSKIPNIDYILVFKNKGGKAGASLVHAHSQVFASSLLPEDLKQEYIAILKYKQEHNSCPYCDIIIKEENSPRKIYSDKHVVAIAPYASRYHYESWIFPRRHIDNLNKLSKEEINSFSFVLKNILEKLYDIEVSYNFFLHQVISNKDQHFYLKIQPRESVWAGIELGSGIVVNSLSPEKAAKYLKIN
- a CDS encoding S8 family serine peptidase yields the protein MQIFFNKKIIIILSLLLISGVCFDFLLTNEESVYFDEVLVKLRNNSKIYKINNIMGLSLDDIEEIITKPPIEWIEPNYYFHSSYLPSDKLYNKQWYLDKIKAPQSWDFVKGGRQDIIVAVLDTGVDIYHPDLKDNIWINQGETKNDKIDNDNNGFIDDINGWDFIQNIPDPSPKFNESYDESGIHHGTLVAGIIAAKGDNFEGITGVSWNSKIMPLRVLSSEGTGSVNNVIKAVDYAVDNGVNIINLSFVGTNKSYFLKQSLKNAWNKGVIIVAAAGNETAGSAVNLNQSPNYPICLDKGDSENFIIGVAAVDNGDRKTSFSDYGSDCVDISAPGASIYGTLVYSSNHENFDEYYGGYWSGTSIAAPIVSGLFSLVFSINPLFSHKQVQDFVLSQADEIDSFNPKFLGQLGSGRVNAYKTLKYAYEQLGGIESPYYIVTGAGPGGGPHVRVFDSAGLPITGFFAYHKNFRGGVNVVSGDINGDNKEEIITGAGPGGGPHVRVFDLYGSPITGFFAYNKDFLGGINVAAGDINGDGRDEIIVVPEKGGEPNIKVFDGYGKLKHEFLAYNKNFSGGVSIYSSDVDNDGMDEIITGAGPGGGPHVRVFDGYGNLKYHFFAYNKNFYGGINITTGDISGDNRDEIIVSIDSGASPYIRVFGTEFLLLKQQFLGYDKDFYQGSNIVSADFDEDSVNEIILAPNAYSEPQVRIFNSFGKQVSQFYAYSRNFKGGVNIATIKSAGY